A stretch of Macadamia integrifolia cultivar HAES 741 unplaced genomic scaffold, SCU_Mint_v3 scaffold2071, whole genome shotgun sequence DNA encodes these proteins:
- the LOC122065626 gene encoding protein CHAPERONE-LIKE PROTEIN OF POR1, chloroplastic encodes MSVTGLTCNSSRFSFYIPKRGSGHLFGQVSAFPHHQNSRKKMQPLRFDRHYWIGFTEKNEVLQSHSIYNAMGASFGDSADNSPDAVVFPRINIRDPYKRLGISSEASEDEIQAARNFLIHKYARHQPSIDAIESAHNKIIMQKFYERKNPKINIKKKVRELTQSRVVQAVMSRFQTPSTNFIIKTAIAFAILGAVTVLFPTEDGPTLQVAISLIATVYFIYDRLKNRVRAILYSIGAFIVSWLLGTFLMVSVVPPILRGPRSLEVSTSLITYILLWVSSTYLK; translated from the exons ATGTCTGTGACTGGATTGACTTGTAATTCATCtcgattttctttttatatacCTAAAAGAGGGTCAGGGCATTTATTTGGTCAAGTTTCAGCTTTTCCCCATCATCAAAACTCAAGGAAAAAGATGCAACCTCTTCGCTTTGATAG ACATTACTGGATTGGTTTCACAGAGAAAAATGAGGTTCTGCAAAGCCACAGTATCTATAATGCAATGGGTGCTTCTTTTGGTGATTCAGCTGACAACTCACCTG ATGCAGTTGTTTTTCCTCGAATCAACATAAGGGATCCATATAAACGGCTTGGAATTAGCAGTGAAGCTTctgaagatgaaatccaagctgCAAGGAACTTCCTCATTCATAAATATGCCAGACACCAGCCAAGCATTGATGCAATTGAATCAGCTCACAACAAGATAATCATGCAAAAGTTCTATGAGAGGAAGAACCCTAAGATCAATATCAAGAAAAAGGTCAGGGAATTAACTCAATCACGGGTTGTTCAGGCTGTCATGAGTAGGTTTCAAACACCATCTACAAACTTTATCATAAAGACAGCGATTGCATTTGCAATACTTGGTGCAGTAACTGTTCTCTTCCCAACGGAAGATGGACCAACCCTTCAGGTAGCCATCTCCCTGATTGCCACTGTATATTTCATATATGACCGGCTGAAGAATAGAGTCCGAGCTATACTATACAG CATTGGGGCTTTCATCGTCTCTTGGCTCTTGGGGACATTCTTGATGGTATCTGTTGTTCCACCTATACTTCGTGGCCCAAGGAGCTTGGAAGTTTCGACTTCGTTAATAACTTATATTCTTTTATGGGTTTCATCTACTTATCTGAAGTAA